Proteins encoded by one window of Nicotiana tabacum cultivar K326 chromosome 10, ASM71507v2, whole genome shotgun sequence:
- the LOC107783478 gene encoding uncharacterized protein LOC107783478 isoform X1 codes for MEKSQEILLNSIANSGVTIPPGISSVKDLTPETLFFISSQSLHLIDQNSSFTSSLPENSVSDRLKLCSDLASAFKTLGFVGDISFHKICLHLCLEQALCLLLRQFLYPSEEDLYELVRFLVGRLSDVEAQKDAVFESKRPLKTPEENVDDTGPLPHKELLGRVGDPLMMIQTPESSQRSYLIPNKMDEFYNGVHIPREGRVDSSKEISGSEQNVLDLVEGVRSSLRENEHDSEYGQQSTSPCVNLPQMNCKTETLQDQKEMLVEKSVSGSAELQKLQEKLGLLRAAVDMGSNESRPTGFYVNQLNDPVELKMGKIVEMESHWNDKRVALEQEKSYLEETLKATEPESYLKYKKLEEIELELEFILAEKEKREEELIILSAKAEKRPELEPRSTYIQRIEEITKNSRKQDADIERILKETRELQLESNSIQERLNRTHAVVDEMVFREAKKDQVGRQAYRILTSIHDSFEQIAENLLAADRARREVADYEGKLATMASRTVDIDKLKADLDIIRRENDLLEARLSENLSKDSSQSVG; via the exons ATGGAAAAATCTCAAGAGATTCTACTCAACTCCATCGCCAACTCAGGGGTGACGATACCTCCCGGCATCTCATCGGTCAAAGATCTCACGCCGGAAACATTATTCTTTATCTCCTCCCAGTCATTGCACCTCATTGACCAAAATTCATCCTTTACCTCTTCCTTGCCGGAGAACTCAGTGTCCGACCGCTTAAAGCTCTGCTCCGACCTTGCCTCCGCCTTCAAAACCCTAGGTTTCGTCGGTGACATCAGCTTCCACAAG ATTTGTCTCCATTTGTGCTTAGAGCAAGCATTATGTCTATTGCTTAGGCAGTTTCTTTATCCATCGGAAGAGGACTTGTACGAGTTGGTCCGATTCTTGGTTGGGAGGCTATCTGATGTTGAAGCTCAAAAAGATGCAGTTTTTGAATCTAAAAGACCCCTTAAGACTCCAGAAGAAAATGTTGATGATACAGGACCACTGCCACATAAGGAGCTTTTGGGAAGAGTGGGTGATCCATTGATGATGATACAAACACCAGAGTCGTCACAGCGATCTTATCTTATCCCGAATAAGATGGATGAATTTTATAATGGTGTTCATATACCTAGAGAAGGTAGAGTTGACTCCAGCAAGGAGATATCAGGCAGTGAACAAAACGTCCTGGATTTGGTGGAAGGCGTGAGGAGTTCTTTGAGGGAAAATGAACATGATTCTGAATATGGACAGCAATCAACTTCTCCGTGCGTGAATTTGCCTCAG ATGAACTGCAAAACAGAAACTTTACAAGACCAAAAGGAAATGCTCGTGGAGAAGTCAGTCTCAGGGTCTGCCGAATTACAAAAACTACAAGAAAAGCTTGGTTTGTTGAGAGCAGCAGTTGATATGGGTTCTAATGAAAGTCGTCCCACTGGCTTTTATGTGAATCAACTAAACGATCCGGTGGAACTGAAAATGGGCAAAATTGTCGAAATGGAGAGCCACTG GAATGATAAGAGAGTGGCCCTTGAGCAGGAAAAGAGTTATCTTGAGGAAACGTTAAAAGCAACAGAGCCAGAgagctatttaaaatataaaaagttggAAGAGATTGAGTTGGAGCTGGAGTTTATATtagctgaaaaggaaaaaag AGAGGAGGAACTTATTATACTCTCAGCAAAGGCCGAGAAGCGGCCCGAATTGGAACCTAGGAGTACCTACATTCAGCGTATTGAAGAGATCACAAAAAACAGCCGGAAGCAGGATGCTGACATAGAAAGAATCTTAAAAGAAACAAGGGAGCTTCAGTTGGAGAGCAACTCTATCCAAGAACGGCTTAATCGAACTCATGCAGTGGTGGATGAGATGGTGTTCAG GGAGGCAAAAAAGGACCAGGTAGGACGGCAAGCTTACAGGATACTTACTAGCATCCATGACAGCTTTGAACAAATAGCCGAAAATCTTCTTGCAGCGGATAGAGCCCGAAGAGAAGTGGCTGATTATGAAGGCAAGCTTGCAACTATGGCGTCTCGGACCGTTGATATTGACAAGCTGAAAGCAGACCTTGATATCATCAGGAGGGAAAATGATCTTCTTGAAGCACGTCTGTCCGAGAATTTGTCCAAAGACTCGTCACAAAGTGTAGGGTAG
- the LOC107783478 gene encoding uncharacterized protein LOC107783478 isoform X3: MMIQTPESSQRSYLIPNKMDEFYNGVHIPREGRVDSSKEISGSEQNVLDLVEGVRSSLRENEHDSEYGQQSTSPCVNLPQMNCKTETLQDQKEMLVEKSVSGSAELQKLQEKLGLLRAAVDMGSNESRPTGFYVNQLNDPVELKMGKIVEMESHWNDKRVALEQEKSYLEETLKATEPESYLKYKKLEEIELELEFILAEKEKREEELIILSAKAEKRPELEPRSTYIQRIEEITKNSRKQDADIERILKETRELQLESNSIQERLNRTHAVVDEMVFREAKKDQVGRQAYRILTSIHDSFEQIAENLLAADRARREVADYEGKLATMASRTVDIDKLKADLDIIRRENDLLEARLSENLSKDSSQSVG, translated from the exons ATGATGATACAAACACCAGAGTCGTCACAGCGATCTTATCTTATCCCGAATAAGATGGATGAATTTTATAATGGTGTTCATATACCTAGAGAAGGTAGAGTTGACTCCAGCAAGGAGATATCAGGCAGTGAACAAAACGTCCTGGATTTGGTGGAAGGCGTGAGGAGTTCTTTGAGGGAAAATGAACATGATTCTGAATATGGACAGCAATCAACTTCTCCGTGCGTGAATTTGCCTCAG ATGAACTGCAAAACAGAAACTTTACAAGACCAAAAGGAAATGCTCGTGGAGAAGTCAGTCTCAGGGTCTGCCGAATTACAAAAACTACAAGAAAAGCTTGGTTTGTTGAGAGCAGCAGTTGATATGGGTTCTAATGAAAGTCGTCCCACTGGCTTTTATGTGAATCAACTAAACGATCCGGTGGAACTGAAAATGGGCAAAATTGTCGAAATGGAGAGCCACTG GAATGATAAGAGAGTGGCCCTTGAGCAGGAAAAGAGTTATCTTGAGGAAACGTTAAAAGCAACAGAGCCAGAgagctatttaaaatataaaaagttggAAGAGATTGAGTTGGAGCTGGAGTTTATATtagctgaaaaggaaaaaag AGAGGAGGAACTTATTATACTCTCAGCAAAGGCCGAGAAGCGGCCCGAATTGGAACCTAGGAGTACCTACATTCAGCGTATTGAAGAGATCACAAAAAACAGCCGGAAGCAGGATGCTGACATAGAAAGAATCTTAAAAGAAACAAGGGAGCTTCAGTTGGAGAGCAACTCTATCCAAGAACGGCTTAATCGAACTCATGCAGTGGTGGATGAGATGGTGTTCAG GGAGGCAAAAAAGGACCAGGTAGGACGGCAAGCTTACAGGATACTTACTAGCATCCATGACAGCTTTGAACAAATAGCCGAAAATCTTCTTGCAGCGGATAGAGCCCGAAGAGAAGTGGCTGATTATGAAGGCAAGCTTGCAACTATGGCGTCTCGGACCGTTGATATTGACAAGCTGAAAGCAGACCTTGATATCATCAGGAGGGAAAATGATCTTCTTGAAGCACGTCTGTCCGAGAATTTGTCCAAAGACTCGTCACAAAGTGTAGGGTAG
- the LOC107783475 gene encoding ABC transporter G family member 26-like: MCFNKFQDLGKILVWISFSTIYNSHELNLSNTIEKVLNFSIFMEQVAQDEIEDLSLSPPTVGSMQIAGSNGFGHNIEFMSQAYLRNRSCSEIDIEVDHNTCITHNDQPLPIFLKFANVEYKVKINQAFSNNPVKAVVSKVASQFEHDNYKHILKGITGSVGPGQILALMGPSGSGKTTLLKILGGRLHENVRGTVTYNDIPYNPALKRRVGFVTQDDVLFPQLTVEETLVFAAFLRLPSKMSRRQKYERAEVIIKELGLERCRHTRIGGGLVKGVSGGERKRASIGHEILVDPSLLLLDEPTSGLDSTSANRLLQILQGLAKMGKTIITTIHQPSSRIFHMFEKILLISEGYPVYYGKARESMEYFSSLGFIPEIAMNPAEFLLDLATGQVNDISIPDDLYPPQCTSEQERVVIRYLQHKYKIQLEPKENHQIAKAPEHLQMAVKVKKDWTISWWEQFRILSKRTYKERCRDYFDKLRLVQSLGVAVLLGLLWWKSSTATEAQLRDQIGLMFYICIFWTSSSIFGAVYVFPFEKIYLVKERKADMYRLSVYYVCSTLCDMVAHVLYPTCFMCILYFMAGFKRTVQCFFLTLGATLLIAITSQGAGELFGAAVMSIRRAGMVASLILMLFLLTGGYYVQHIPKFMRWLKYLSFMYYGFRLLLKVQYSGDELYDCESKGGCRTLQSSPSFDTVNLKGGLKEVWVLIAMALAYRFLAYLCLRRKINICNL; the protein is encoded by the exons ATGTGTTTCAACAAGTTTCAAGATTTAGGCAAAATTCTGGTTTGGATCAGCTTCTCTACCATATATAATAGCCATGAACTTAATTTGTCCAACACCATTGAAAAAGTTctcaatttttctattttcatggAGCAAGTAGCACAAGATGAAATCGAGGATCTGTCGTTGTCCCCTCCAACTGTTGGCTCCATGCAGATTGCTGGAAGCAATGGTTTCGGCCATAACATAGAGTTCATGTCTCAAGCTTATCTTAGAAACAGAAGTTGTTCTGAAATTGATATTGAAGTAGACCATAATACATGTATCACTCATAATGATCAACCCCTTCCCATATTTCTCAAG TTTGCAAATGTGGAGTACAAGGTGAAGATTAACCAAGCTTTCTCCAACAATCCTGTCAAGGCAGTTGTATCAAAGGTAGCTTCCCAGTTTGAGCATGACAATTACAAGCATATACTCAAGGGTATAACAGGAAGCGTTGGTCCTGGTCAAATTCTTGCCTTAATGGGGCCTTCTGGCAGTGGGAAAACAACTTTGTTAAAGATATTGGGCGGAAGACTGCACGAAAATGTCAGAGGAACTGTCACTTACAATGACATTCCATATAATCCGGCTCTTAAAAGAAG GGTGGGTTTCGTGACACAAGATGATGTGCTTTTTCCGCAATTGACTGTTGAAGAAACCTTAGTTTTTGCTGCATTTTTAAGACTTCCAAGCAAGATGAGTCGACGCCAGAAGTATGAAAGAGCAGAAGTTATTATTAAGGAATTAGGCTTGGAAAG ATGTCGTCACACGAGAATAGGTGGAGGACTCGTTAAAGGTGTTTCTgggggagaaagaaaaagagctAGCATAGGTCATGAAATCCTTGTTGATCCTTCTCTCCTCTTGCTCGACGAACCAACTTCAGGCCTTGATTCTACCTCCGCAAATAGACTACTTCAAATTCTTCAAGGGCTTGCTAAG ATGGGAAAGACAATCATAACAACAATTCACCAGCCCTCAAGCAGGATTTTTCACATGTTTGAAAAAATCTTGTTGATATCAGAAGGTTATCCGGTATATTATGGTAAGGCCAGGGAATCAATGGAGTACTTCTCATCTCTAGGTTTTATCCCGGAAATTGCCATGAATCCAGCAGAGTTCTTGCTGGATTTAGCAACGGGGCAAGTAAACGACATTAGTATTCCTGATGATTTATATCCACCTCAATGCACATCTGAACAAGAGAGGGTTGTGATTAGA TATCTGCAACACAAGTACAAAATCCAGTTGGaaccaaaagagaaccatcaAATCGCTAAGGCACCAGAGCATCTTCAAATGGCCGTTAAAGTAAAGAAAGATTGGACTATATCCTGGTGGGAACAATTCAGGATACTGTCAAAGCGAACATACAAGGAAAGATGCAGAGATTATTTTGACAAGTTGAGGTTAGTTCAATCGCTTGGAGTTGCAGTATTGCTCGGCCTTCTTTGGTGGAAATCCTCAACTGCAACTGAAGCTCAACTTCGTGATCAG ATTGGTTTAATGTTCTACATCTGTATATTCTGGACTTCTTCATCAATATTTGGAGCAGTATATGTTTTCCCATTTGAGAAGATCTATTTGGTGAAGGAAAGGAAAGCAGACATGTATAGATTAAGCGTCTACTACGTCTGCAGCACATTGTGTGACATGGTAGCGCATGTTTTATATCCGACATGTTTCATGTGCATTCTCTACTTCATGGCTGGATTCAAGAGAACTGTCCAATGTTTTTTCTTAACATTGGGTGCAACACTATTAATTGCAATAACCAGCCAG GGAGCTGGAGAACTTTTTGGAGCTGCAGTTATGAGTATCAGAAGGGCGGGGATGGTCGCCTCCCTGATATTGATGTTGTTTCTTCTCACTGGAGGTTACTATGTTCAG CATATACCAAAATTCATGAGGTGGCTAAAGTACTTATCATTCATGTACTACGGATTTAGGCTGCTGTTGAAAGTGCAATACTCAGGAGATGAGTTATATGACTGTGAAAGCAAAGGAGGATGCAGAACCCTACAGAGTTCTCCATCATTTGACACTGTCAATTTAAAAGGTGGCTTAAAAGAAGTTTGGGTTTTGATAGCAATGGCTCTTGCTTATCGCTTCTTAGCTTACCTTTGCCTTCGTAGAAAAATCAATATTTGTAATCTTTAA
- the LOC107783478 gene encoding uncharacterized protein LOC107783478 isoform X2 — MEKSQEILLNSIANSGVTIPPGISSVKDLTPETLFFISSQSLHLIDQNSSFTSSLPENSVSDRLKLCSDLASAFKTLGFVGDISFHKFLYPSEEDLYELVRFLVGRLSDVEAQKDAVFESKRPLKTPEENVDDTGPLPHKELLGRVGDPLMMIQTPESSQRSYLIPNKMDEFYNGVHIPREGRVDSSKEISGSEQNVLDLVEGVRSSLRENEHDSEYGQQSTSPCVNLPQMNCKTETLQDQKEMLVEKSVSGSAELQKLQEKLGLLRAAVDMGSNESRPTGFYVNQLNDPVELKMGKIVEMESHWNDKRVALEQEKSYLEETLKATEPESYLKYKKLEEIELELEFILAEKEKREEELIILSAKAEKRPELEPRSTYIQRIEEITKNSRKQDADIERILKETRELQLESNSIQERLNRTHAVVDEMVFREAKKDQVGRQAYRILTSIHDSFEQIAENLLAADRARREVADYEGKLATMASRTVDIDKLKADLDIIRRENDLLEARLSENLSKDSSQSVG; from the exons ATGGAAAAATCTCAAGAGATTCTACTCAACTCCATCGCCAACTCAGGGGTGACGATACCTCCCGGCATCTCATCGGTCAAAGATCTCACGCCGGAAACATTATTCTTTATCTCCTCCCAGTCATTGCACCTCATTGACCAAAATTCATCCTTTACCTCTTCCTTGCCGGAGAACTCAGTGTCCGACCGCTTAAAGCTCTGCTCCGACCTTGCCTCCGCCTTCAAAACCCTAGGTTTCGTCGGTGACATCAGCTTCCACAAG TTTCTTTATCCATCGGAAGAGGACTTGTACGAGTTGGTCCGATTCTTGGTTGGGAGGCTATCTGATGTTGAAGCTCAAAAAGATGCAGTTTTTGAATCTAAAAGACCCCTTAAGACTCCAGAAGAAAATGTTGATGATACAGGACCACTGCCACATAAGGAGCTTTTGGGAAGAGTGGGTGATCCATTGATGATGATACAAACACCAGAGTCGTCACAGCGATCTTATCTTATCCCGAATAAGATGGATGAATTTTATAATGGTGTTCATATACCTAGAGAAGGTAGAGTTGACTCCAGCAAGGAGATATCAGGCAGTGAACAAAACGTCCTGGATTTGGTGGAAGGCGTGAGGAGTTCTTTGAGGGAAAATGAACATGATTCTGAATATGGACAGCAATCAACTTCTCCGTGCGTGAATTTGCCTCAG ATGAACTGCAAAACAGAAACTTTACAAGACCAAAAGGAAATGCTCGTGGAGAAGTCAGTCTCAGGGTCTGCCGAATTACAAAAACTACAAGAAAAGCTTGGTTTGTTGAGAGCAGCAGTTGATATGGGTTCTAATGAAAGTCGTCCCACTGGCTTTTATGTGAATCAACTAAACGATCCGGTGGAACTGAAAATGGGCAAAATTGTCGAAATGGAGAGCCACTG GAATGATAAGAGAGTGGCCCTTGAGCAGGAAAAGAGTTATCTTGAGGAAACGTTAAAAGCAACAGAGCCAGAgagctatttaaaatataaaaagttggAAGAGATTGAGTTGGAGCTGGAGTTTATATtagctgaaaaggaaaaaag AGAGGAGGAACTTATTATACTCTCAGCAAAGGCCGAGAAGCGGCCCGAATTGGAACCTAGGAGTACCTACATTCAGCGTATTGAAGAGATCACAAAAAACAGCCGGAAGCAGGATGCTGACATAGAAAGAATCTTAAAAGAAACAAGGGAGCTTCAGTTGGAGAGCAACTCTATCCAAGAACGGCTTAATCGAACTCATGCAGTGGTGGATGAGATGGTGTTCAG GGAGGCAAAAAAGGACCAGGTAGGACGGCAAGCTTACAGGATACTTACTAGCATCCATGACAGCTTTGAACAAATAGCCGAAAATCTTCTTGCAGCGGATAGAGCCCGAAGAGAAGTGGCTGATTATGAAGGCAAGCTTGCAACTATGGCGTCTCGGACCGTTGATATTGACAAGCTGAAAGCAGACCTTGATATCATCAGGAGGGAAAATGATCTTCTTGAAGCACGTCTGTCCGAGAATTTGTCCAAAGACTCGTCACAAAGTGTAGGGTAG